A single window of Candidatus Obscuribacter sp. DNA harbors:
- a CDS encoding serine/threonine protein kinase, whose product MSPDLLGKLMAAKDAREAANKGSSLPPLPEGPYEMYVPYSAWRAQGRFRHKVRQEATLRKDLLKLFAFMAIVYAFVYFLLPTLLGVFPFFKYFGVWGNLLIYALLAILSYPVVTAPTNLQIGAEGIKMHWLTSFGQLSSPWISFDYIDYVTVSNFRRGYYKSRAIDLYIDKSSVPAHVRRALRFMAPSLWCVSFGDKLKLRLDIAAITHEADLPLMLRAFKNLLPAEKLGPEVLEIEEQHPGQSFTKLWLDNLDGGDRQRLTMGPLEPGETVFGGRYEIVRRLAAGGQAVTYLAQDLNGVTGDDQSLVVSAGGVDGTAGSASSVAAAGTVLVLKEFVLPVRGGMEIRKRALENVEHEAKLLEKLDNERIVKMLDCFVDGQRAYLVLEYIDGKSLRKLVQDEGALPESDVLRLAIEMCTVLEYLHAQMPALIHRDFTPENLLLRSRGTIALIDFNVAEQLESKETKTMVGKHCYVAPEQFRGKATAQSDVYACGCTLYWLLTGEDPEPISTSHPALKNTHVSETMDRVVALATQIDVSKRFISAAAMKDELLKLVR is encoded by the coding sequence ATGTCTCCTGACTTGTTGGGTAAGCTTATGGCAGCAAAAGACGCTAGAGAAGCTGCCAACAAAGGATCGTCTCTGCCGCCGCTGCCAGAAGGTCCTTACGAGATGTATGTGCCTTACAGTGCCTGGCGTGCACAGGGACGCTTCAGGCATAAGGTCAGACAAGAGGCTACTTTACGCAAAGACTTACTCAAACTTTTTGCCTTTATGGCTATTGTTTACGCCTTTGTTTATTTTCTTTTGCCTACATTGTTAGGTGTTTTTCCATTTTTTAAATACTTTGGAGTGTGGGGCAATCTACTCATTTATGCGCTGCTTGCAATTTTGAGCTATCCGGTCGTCACTGCCCCCACCAACCTCCAGATTGGTGCAGAGGGTATCAAAATGCACTGGCTTACTAGCTTTGGACAACTAAGTAGCCCCTGGATTAGCTTTGACTATATCGACTATGTGACAGTCTCAAATTTTAGACGTGGCTATTACAAGTCTAGAGCAATTGATTTATACATAGACAAAAGCAGTGTGCCGGCTCATGTCAGGCGTGCATTGCGCTTTATGGCTCCATCGCTATGGTGTGTTAGTTTTGGCGACAAACTTAAGCTGCGCCTTGATATAGCAGCAATTACACATGAGGCAGATTTGCCCCTTATGCTGCGCGCTTTTAAAAATCTACTGCCAGCCGAAAAGCTCGGACCAGAGGTCTTAGAGATAGAAGAGCAGCATCCCGGTCAGTCATTTACAAAGCTCTGGCTCGATAATCTTGATGGTGGTGACAGGCAGAGATTGACTATGGGTCCGCTAGAACCGGGAGAAACCGTGTTTGGTGGACGTTACGAAATTGTACGTAGGCTCGCTGCTGGTGGGCAGGCTGTCACCTATCTGGCGCAGGATTTAAATGGTGTTACTGGTGATGATCAGTCACTTGTGGTTAGTGCCGGTGGAGTTGATGGTACTGCTGGCAGTGCTAGTAGTGTTGCCGCCGCTGGTACTGTCTTGGTACTCAAAGAATTCGTGCTGCCTGTACGTGGGGGCATGGAGATTAGAAAACGTGCTCTGGAAAATGTCGAACATGAAGCGAAACTGCTAGAAAAGCTCGATAACGAACGCATCGTCAAAATGCTGGATTGTTTTGTCGATGGTCAACGGGCTTATCTGGTGCTGGAATACATTGATGGTAAGTCGTTGCGTAAATTAGTCCAGGATGAGGGAGCTTTGCCTGAGAGTGATGTTCTCAGGCTTGCCATCGAGATGTGCACAGTGCTTGAATATTTGCACGCACAGATGCCAGCACTAATACACCGAGACTTTACTCCCGAAAACTTGCTTTTGCGCTCGCGCGGCACCATCGCCCTCATAGACTTTAACGTGGCAGAACAACTGGAGTCCAAAGAAACAAAGACAATGGTCGGCAAGCATTGCTACGTCGCGCCCGAACAATTCAGGGGTAAAGCAACTGCTCAAAGCGATGTCTATGCTTGCGGCTGTACTCTTTACTGGCTACTCACGGGTGAAGACCCTGAGCCGATATCGACCTCACATCCAGCTTTGAAAAATACGCATGTCAGTGAAACTATGGACAGAGTTGTAGCACTTGCCACTCAGATTGATGTATCTAAGCGCTTTATCAGTGCTGCTGCCATGAAAGATGAGCTGCTCAAGCTAGTACGCTGA